The Hippocampus zosterae strain Florida chromosome 11, ASM2543408v3, whole genome shotgun sequence genome includes the window GCAACAGTGCTGTACCTACAAAACAATCGCATAAAGAGCTCAGGAATCCCAGCAGAGCTCAGCAGGCTCACAAATGTGGAAAAGATCTACCTTTACTGCAACAATCTAGATGAGTTCCCCACTAACCTTCCTCTCGGGCTGAAAGAGCTCCATCTCCAGGAGAACAACATTCGCATGATTACGCACGCAACTTTAGCACAGATTCCTTATATTGAGGAACTTCACCTGGACGACAACTCAGTGTCAGCAGTCAGTATCGAAGAGGGGGCCTTTAGGGACAGCAATCACCTAAGATTGCTTTTCCTCTCGAGGAACCACCTAAGTACTATCCCCTCAGGCCTACCCATGAGCATTGAGGAGTTGCGCTTTGAAGACAACCGAATCTCATCCATTTCTGAACAGTCGCTGCAAGATCTCATCAACCTGAAGCGACTAATATTGGATGGAAATCTGCTCAATAACCGTGGAATTGGAGAGATGGCTTTCATCAATCTGATTAATCTGACAGAGCTCTCGTTGGTGAGGAACTCCCTGACATCACCACCAGCTAACCTGCCAGGCACAAGTTTGGAGAAGCTGCAGCTACAAGATAATCACATTAATAGGGTGCCGCCAGGGGCTTTCGCTTTTCTTAGGCAACTTTACCGCTTGGACCTATCTGGAAACAACCTGAGCAGCCTCCCAcaaggtgtatttgaagatcTGGACAATCTCACACAGCTTTTGCTACGCAACAACCCCTGGCAATGCACTTGCAGAATGAAATGGGTGCGCGACTGGCTCCGGTCATTGCCGACAAAAGTAAATGTGCGAGGATTCATGTGCCAGGGGCCTGATAAGGTAAAAGGCATGGCTCTAAAAGACTTAACTACAGACATGTTTGACTGCACGGATTTAGAATTTATTCCCACGTACGAGACAAGCACAGTCTCCAACACTCTGCGCCCCTCACAGCCACACTGGCCCTCGTTTGTGACTAAAAGGCCTGGAGTAAAGGGACCAAATATGGGCAGAAATTACCATGGCACCACCATGTCATCAGGCAGAAAGATCATCACAATCAGCGTGAAGTCAAGTAGCGCAGATACAGTTCACATATCCTGGAGGGTATCGCAGCCCATGACCGCCCTTCGACTCAGCTGGCTGAAGCTTGGACACAGCCCTGCATTTGGCTCCATCACTGAAACAATTGTACAGGGGGAGAGGACAGAGTACCTGCTCACTGCGCTGGAGCCAGAGTCTTCCTACAGGATATGTATGGTTCCCATGGAGACCAGCAATATCTACCTAGCAGACGAGACGCCCGTGTGCATAGAGACGGAGACCGGCTCTCATAAATCGCATAACCCAACCACGACTTTAAACCGAGAGCAGGAGAAAGAGCCTTACAAAAATTCAAATCTGCCTTTGGCTGCTATCATCGGAGGGGCTGTTGCACTTTTGGCAATAATCATGTTGGCATTGGTGTGTTGGTACGTGCACAGGAACGGCTCACTTTTTTCAAGGAACTGCACCTACAATAAAGGCCGTCGAAGAAAGGATGACTATGCCGAAGCTGGCACTAAGAAGGACAACTCAATTCTAGAAATAAGAGAGACTTCGTTTCAAATGATACCAATAAATCAGCTTCCAGTGTCCAAGGAGGAGTTTGTGATACACACAATCTTTCCACCTAATGGCCTGAGTTTATACAAGAGCCCACAAAACGAAAACAATATCAACAACAGGAGCTACAGAGACAGTGGAATACCAGATTCGGactactcccattcatgatattgcaCACAGACATTCATGACGAGAATGTGTTGTAAACAGATTGGCAAGACTTTGACAAAACACTGGATCTATCAGACTAAGGGAGCAATGTTATGTACATTTGccatataatttatatttaaggACATTTTATGACAGCTGAGAACGTTCCACCTGCAGGCCCTCACTGAACCAGGGTGTAGTACTGCAATTATATTTTAGGGATTTGTAGTaatttgtactgtatttccttgacttaaaaaaaaaaaaaatatcaaccaattaaaaaataaattctgtgttCTGAGATATGATGACTTGTCAACTGTGAAAGTGGGTTTTAATTGCTGTGTTGAACAATCAGACATTAGAAAACATTGTAGTACAAGCACAGGTCATTGTTTTCACTTTGTGGCTGTCTGAAAAACAAAGGCGGAAATTGTCAAACTAAGGTACAGTTGATCAATAAAATTAAATCAGACAAGGTGCCCTATTACGAAAAAGAAACGGCGCCGAGCTGTCTCATTTACTACTGACAAAGAATACTGTTCTAGAGTTCATGAAACAAATCACTTCAGATATTGTGCCATGCTTTATTTCACCAATTTCTTAGGTGTGTACTTTCTGCAAGTTTGAAACACAGCAGAGCGACCATAGCAGGACTCttattttattatgattttttatttttctgatggGATTGTAGGCCACAGCACA containing:
- the flrt3 gene encoding leucine-rich repeat transmembrane protein FLRT3, translating into MVRQCKAFTLSLIRVGLLLGLANPLVTSASCPSACRCDGTFIYCNDRGLTSIPTGLPLDATVLYLQNNRIKSSGIPAELSRLTNVEKIYLYCNNLDEFPTNLPLGLKELHLQENNIRMITHATLAQIPYIEELHLDDNSVSAVSIEEGAFRDSNHLRLLFLSRNHLSTIPSGLPMSIEELRFEDNRISSISEQSLQDLINLKRLILDGNLLNNRGIGEMAFINLINLTELSLVRNSLTSPPANLPGTSLEKLQLQDNHINRVPPGAFAFLRQLYRLDLSGNNLSSLPQGVFEDLDNLTQLLLRNNPWQCTCRMKWVRDWLRSLPTKVNVRGFMCQGPDKVKGMALKDLTTDMFDCTDLEFIPTYETSTVSNTLRPSQPHWPSFVTKRPGVKGPNMGRNYHGTTMSSGRKIITISVKSSSADTVHISWRVSQPMTALRLSWLKLGHSPAFGSITETIVQGERTEYLLTALEPESSYRICMVPMETSNIYLADETPVCIETETGSHKSHNPTTTLNREQEKEPYKNSNLPLAAIIGGAVALLAIIMLALVCWYVHRNGSLFSRNCTYNKGRRRKDDYAEAGTKKDNSILEIRETSFQMIPINQLPVSKEEFVIHTIFPPNGLSLYKSPQNENNINNRSYRDSGIPDSDYSHS